The following are from one region of the Macrobrachium nipponense isolate FS-2020 chromosome 21, ASM1510439v2, whole genome shotgun sequence genome:
- the LOC135197805 gene encoding anti-lipopolysaccharide factor-like has product MALIRYNSDPKIGMLSALLTFSILLLLTEKAETKPLDLLSLVTGVVPKIVNGVYDEGDIDLFGKPCQYKRIPYIKRLELHYRAEIRCLGWTPIVGEARDHRNPTHAEQAAIKDFVRQAVAQALVTEEQAKPWLTD; this is encoded by the exons ATGGCATTAATTCGATACAACAGTGACCCAAAGATCGGAATGCTTTCGGCTTTATTGACATTCAGCATTCTTCTTCTGTTAACTGAGAAGGCAGAAACCAAGCCTCTGGACCTGCTGTCCTTGGTCACCGGGGTCGTGCCGAAAATTGTCAA TGGAGTGTATGATGAGGGAGACATAGATCTGTTTGGGAAGCCATGTCAGTACAAGCGAATTCCTTACATCAAAAGACTCGAGCTGCACTACAGGGCGGAGATCAGGTGTCTGGGCTGGACTCCCATCGTCGGAGAAG CCAGAGACCACAGAAATCCAACCCATGCAGAGCAGGCAGCCATAAAGGATTTTGTGAGGCAGGCTGTGGCCCAAGCACTGGTCACCGAGGAGCAGGCAAAGCCCtggttgactgattga